One genomic window of Priestia aryabhattai includes the following:
- a CDS encoding glycerol-3-phosphate responsive antiterminator codes for MNKEADFLQQLGQERLIASIKSPKNLEQFLETEIQAAFLLTGNISVIKRYVDLLKQHNRTVFLHVEKIPGISYDREGLKFLAKFVKPKGIVTTKSSLINYAKQEGLVAIQRLFLVDTDAVAQGLKTVQDIKPDALELMPGLIPEMIEKVVKKTSIPIITGGLIQNESHIQAALKAGATAVSTGKSWLWKKYE; via the coding sequence TTGAATAAGGAAGCAGATTTCTTACAACAGCTTGGACAAGAACGCTTGATTGCATCCATTAAAAGCCCAAAAAATTTAGAACAATTTTTAGAAACAGAGATCCAGGCCGCCTTTTTATTAACGGGCAATATTAGTGTTATTAAACGCTATGTAGATTTACTCAAACAGCATAATCGAACGGTTTTTTTACACGTTGAAAAAATTCCAGGGATTAGCTATGACCGAGAAGGGCTTAAATTCCTTGCTAAGTTTGTAAAGCCTAAAGGTATCGTAACCACTAAAAGTTCACTCATTAATTACGCAAAGCAGGAAGGACTGGTTGCTATTCAGCGGCTGTTTTTAGTTGATACAGACGCAGTAGCACAAGGGTTGAAAACCGTTCAAGATATTAAACCGGATGCATTAGAACTAATGCCAGGATTAATTCCGGAGATGATAGAGAAAGTGGTTAAAAAAACAAGTATCCCTATTATTACAGGTGGACTCATTCAAAATGAAAGCCATATCCAAGCTGCTTTAAAAGCAGGAGCTACGGCAGTTTCTACAGGGAAATCATGGTTATGGAAAAAATATGAATGA
- the bioB gene encoding biotin synthase BioB, whose product METTSLRDWKALAQSIIKGKEITYNEALQLLHVPDEEVLEVMNAAYLIRHHHYGKKVKLNMIINTKSGLCPEDCGYCSQSIVSEAPINKYAWLTKEKIVEGAFEAQKRKAGTYCIVASGRRPTDKEVAHVVGAVKEIRQKTDLKICACLGFLTDDQAHELVEAGVHRYNHNLNTHADNYDNICSTHGYEDRVDTVTISKKAGLSPCSGAIFGMGETNEQAVELAFQIKKLDADSIPCNFLVAVPGTPLEDKKALKPMQCLKLLAMMRFVNPTKEIRISGGREVNLRSLQPLGLFAANSIFVGDYLTTQGQEPTADWGLIEDLGFEIEECAL is encoded by the coding sequence ATGGAAACCACAAGTTTAAGAGATTGGAAAGCACTTGCTCAGTCCATTATTAAAGGGAAAGAAATTACATATAACGAAGCACTTCAACTTCTTCATGTACCGGATGAGGAAGTGTTAGAGGTCATGAATGCCGCGTATTTAATTCGTCATCATCATTATGGAAAAAAAGTAAAGCTTAATATGATTATTAACACCAAATCAGGTTTATGCCCAGAAGACTGTGGATATTGTTCGCAGTCGATTGTATCAGAAGCGCCGATTAATAAGTATGCGTGGTTAACAAAAGAGAAAATTGTAGAAGGTGCCTTTGAAGCTCAAAAAAGAAAAGCGGGTACATATTGTATCGTGGCGTCAGGCCGCCGCCCTACTGATAAAGAAGTAGCGCACGTAGTGGGAGCGGTAAAAGAAATTCGTCAAAAGACAGACTTGAAAATCTGTGCCTGTCTAGGGTTTTTAACAGATGATCAAGCACACGAACTAGTCGAGGCGGGTGTTCATCGCTATAATCATAATTTAAATACCCACGCTGATAACTATGACAATATTTGTTCTACGCATGGCTATGAAGATCGAGTCGATACGGTTACTATATCTAAAAAAGCAGGTTTGTCACCTTGTTCCGGTGCGATTTTTGGAATGGGCGAGACAAATGAACAAGCCGTTGAACTAGCTTTCCAAATTAAAAAATTAGATGCAGATTCTATTCCGTGCAACTTTCTTGTTGCTGTTCCAGGAACGCCTTTAGAAGACAAAAAGGCGTTAAAGCCAATGCAATGTTTAAAGCTGTTAGCGATGATGCGTTTTGTAAATCCAACCAAAGAAATTCGAATTTCAGGAGGCAGAGAAGTTAACCTCAGATCACTTCAGCCGCTTGGTTTGTTTGCTGCAAACTCAATTTTTGTAGGTGATTATTTAACGACTCAAGGGCAAGAACCTACAGCTGACTGGGGATTAATTGAAGATTTAGGATTTGAAATTGAAGAATGTGCACTGTGA
- a CDS encoding alpha-galactosidase, with amino-acid sequence MGILFNERTKEFHLQGRDVSYIFSVLRNGQLGHLYYGKKLKHRSSFQHFLRVETRGASASVYEGELAFSLETIKQEYPSYGTTDFREPAYQLLQQNGSRITNFEYDNHKIYEGKKPLNGLPATYVEENSEATSVEVELIDKLLSVSLILTYTVYEDRNIITRHARFEHGGEEPVDILRIMSGSIDLPTSNYEMVQLSGAWIRERHVKTRMLQPGIQSISSARGTSSSQQNPFLILKNPAATEHSGEAYGFSLVYSGNFLGQVEVDHYNVSRITMGIHPFDFQWRLESGQTFQSPELVLAYSNSGLNGLSQEYHELYRKRLARGKWRDLERPVLINNWEATYFDFNEEKIVHIAKEAQKLGVELFVLDDGWFGKRNDDTTSLGDWFVDENKLPGGMKSLAQKVTDLGMDFGLWFEPEMISKQSNLYEKHPDWLIHVPNRHQSHGRNQYVLDFSREEVVNYIYERMEAILSEAPISYIKWDMNRNITEIGSVGLPANRQFEVVYRYILGVYDLYERLTRKFPDILFESCASGGARFDPGMLYYAPQAWTSDNTDAVERLKIQYGTSFAYPISSMGAHVSAVPNHQVRRVTSLETRGDVAYFGAFGYELDVTLMTEDEKETVKKQIHYYKKHRSLIQNGIFYRLKSPFEQDGNMTSWMVVSSDQKQAIIGYYQVLARPNPSYERIELKGLHPDYEYTVMETDQTAYGDELMYAGIALTHEYPGVEAYDEKSGDFVSVIYTLQAQ; translated from the coding sequence GTGGGAATCTTATTTAATGAACGTACAAAGGAATTTCACCTACAAGGACGCGATGTAAGTTATATCTTTTCAGTTTTGAGAAACGGGCAGCTCGGTCACTTGTACTATGGAAAAAAGCTTAAGCACCGTTCATCTTTTCAGCATTTTTTACGTGTAGAAACAAGAGGAGCTAGCGCTTCGGTATATGAAGGAGAACTAGCATTTTCTCTTGAAACAATCAAACAAGAGTATCCTTCTTATGGAACAACAGACTTCAGAGAGCCAGCCTATCAACTTCTTCAGCAAAATGGAAGCCGAATCACAAATTTTGAATACGATAACCATAAAATTTACGAAGGTAAAAAGCCATTAAACGGCTTACCTGCTACGTATGTAGAAGAAAATAGTGAAGCAACAAGTGTAGAAGTTGAACTGATTGATAAATTGCTCAGCGTATCACTTATTTTAACGTATACCGTTTACGAAGACCGAAATATTATCACGCGTCATGCACGGTTTGAACATGGGGGAGAAGAACCAGTCGATATTTTACGTATCATGAGCGGCAGTATTGATTTGCCCACATCAAATTATGAAATGGTTCAGCTTTCCGGTGCTTGGATTCGAGAAAGACATGTTAAAACACGAATGCTTCAGCCGGGTATTCAAAGTATTTCTAGTGCGAGAGGTACAAGCAGCAGTCAGCAAAACCCATTTTTAATTTTAAAGAATCCAGCTGCAACTGAACACAGTGGAGAAGCGTATGGTTTTAGTCTTGTATACAGCGGAAACTTTCTTGGACAAGTGGAAGTAGATCATTATAATGTATCAAGAATAACGATGGGCATTCATCCTTTTGATTTTCAGTGGCGACTAGAAAGTGGACAAACCTTTCAATCACCAGAACTAGTACTGGCTTATTCAAATAGCGGGCTAAACGGCCTTAGCCAAGAGTATCATGAGCTTTATCGCAAGCGTCTCGCTAGAGGAAAATGGCGGGATTTGGAGCGACCAGTTTTAATTAATAACTGGGAAGCTACGTATTTTGATTTTAACGAAGAGAAAATTGTACATATTGCCAAAGAAGCACAAAAGCTAGGCGTTGAACTTTTTGTATTGGATGACGGCTGGTTCGGTAAACGTAATGATGATACAACTTCTCTTGGAGACTGGTTTGTAGATGAAAATAAGCTTCCGGGCGGTATGAAGTCATTGGCTCAAAAAGTAACGGATTTAGGTATGGACTTTGGATTATGGTTTGAACCTGAAATGATTTCAAAGCAAAGCAACTTGTATGAAAAGCATCCAGATTGGTTGATTCATGTGCCAAATCGTCATCAGTCTCATGGACGAAATCAATATGTGCTTGATTTTTCACGAGAAGAAGTAGTGAATTATATCTATGAACGAATGGAAGCTATTTTAAGTGAAGCACCTATCTCTTATATAAAATGGGATATGAATCGAAATATAACGGAGATTGGATCTGTTGGGCTGCCCGCGAATCGTCAGTTTGAAGTAGTATATCGCTATATTTTAGGTGTGTATGATTTGTATGAGCGACTAACAAGGAAGTTTCCGGATATCTTATTTGAATCATGTGCAAGCGGGGGCGCCAGATTTGATCCGGGAATGCTTTATTATGCTCCTCAGGCTTGGACGAGCGATAATACGGACGCGGTTGAACGTTTGAAAATTCAGTACGGCACGTCTTTTGCCTATCCGATCAGTTCAATGGGAGCACACGTATCAGCCGTACCAAATCATCAAGTACGCAGAGTAACAAGTCTAGAAACAAGAGGAGACGTTGCGTATTTTGGCGCATTTGGTTATGAGTTAGATGTTACGCTGATGACAGAAGATGAAAAAGAAACGGTAAAAAAACAAATTCATTATTATAAAAAACACCGATCTCTTATTCAAAATGGCATATTCTATCGTTTAAAAAGTCCGTTTGAACAAGATGGAAATATGACGAGCTGGATGGTTGTTTCATCCGATCAAAAACAGGCAATCATCGGTTATTATCAAGTATTAGCTAGACCAAATCCTTCTTATGAACGCATTGAGTTAAAAGGGCTTCATCCTGATTACGAATATACAGTGATGGAAACAGACCAAACAGCTTATGGAGATGAGCTCATGTATGCAGGGATTGCTCTAACTCATGAATATCCGGGTGTTGAAGCATATGATGAAAAATCTGGAGACTTTGTATCGGTTATTTACACACTGCAAGCTCAATAA
- a CDS encoding APC family permease codes for MNHEPSLLKQLKLWHIVVIGLGYMAPMAVFDTFGIVTESTDGHVSGAYAFTLIAILFTAISYGKMVKAFPGAGSSYTYAQQVMNPSVGFLVGWTALLDYLFLPMISALLTNIYLSSLFPGVPKAIWIISFVVIMTIMNIFSVHLTVSFGTLLVAFQILVAIIFIILSATTQGEELSFKPFISESASVSLLLNGAAILCFSFLGFDAVTTMAEETLKPEKTIPKGILIVACTGGALFITVSYFAQLLFPSASLFHDLEGASAEIAYKIGGQPFQSIFVAAALTSTIASGLVSHMSASRLLYAIGKDGYLPRGIFGYIHPKTKTPIWNVVIIGGLSLISLGLSLEKATSLINFGALIAFSSVNIAVFIHYFIHQNKRSFSGCISYVLMPLLGSLFLFFMWLNLERTSLFIGIVWIITGIIYLLIARRKNTITIPTFHFD; via the coding sequence ATGAATCATGAACCTTCTCTTCTTAAACAACTAAAATTATGGCATATCGTCGTGATAGGATTAGGCTACATGGCACCCATGGCCGTTTTTGATACATTTGGCATTGTGACTGAATCAACGGATGGACATGTTTCAGGCGCTTATGCATTCACGTTGATTGCTATTTTATTCACAGCCATTAGTTACGGAAAAATGGTAAAAGCTTTTCCCGGAGCTGGTTCTTCTTATACATACGCACAGCAAGTAATGAATCCAAGCGTCGGTTTTTTGGTAGGATGGACGGCTCTTCTTGATTATCTATTTCTACCGATGATTAGTGCACTTTTGACAAATATTTACCTAAGCTCTCTGTTTCCAGGTGTTCCAAAAGCCATATGGATTATCAGCTTTGTTGTCATCATGACCATAATGAATATTTTTAGCGTTCATTTAACCGTTTCTTTTGGTACGCTATTAGTTGCTTTTCAAATTTTAGTCGCTATTATCTTTATTATTTTAAGTGCTACAACTCAAGGGGAAGAGTTATCATTTAAACCGTTTATAAGTGAATCGGCCTCTGTATCTCTGTTATTAAACGGAGCGGCCATTTTATGCTTTTCTTTTTTAGGGTTTGATGCCGTAACTACCATGGCCGAAGAAACACTTAAGCCTGAGAAAACGATTCCTAAAGGAATTCTCATTGTTGCATGTACGGGAGGCGCCTTATTTATCACGGTTTCTTACTTTGCTCAGCTTCTTTTCCCTTCAGCTTCTTTGTTTCATGATTTAGAAGGTGCATCGGCGGAAATCGCTTATAAAATTGGCGGCCAGCCTTTTCAATCTATTTTTGTAGCAGCGGCCTTGACTTCAACTATTGCTTCTGGGCTTGTCTCACATATGAGTGCATCAAGACTTCTCTATGCAATTGGGAAAGATGGTTATCTGCCGCGGGGAATTTTTGGCTATATTCATCCTAAAACAAAGACGCCTATTTGGAACGTGGTGATTATTGGTGGTCTCTCTTTAATTTCACTAGGTCTATCTCTTGAAAAAGCTACCTCTTTAATTAATTTTGGTGCTTTAATTGCGTTCAGTTCAGTGAACATAGCGGTTTTTATCCATTATTTTATTCATCAAAACAAGCGATCCTTCAGTGGATGCATTTCATATGTACTTATGCCTTTACTTGGCAGTTTATTTTTGTTTTTTATGTGGCTTAACTTAGAAAGAACATCCTTATTTATCGGTATCGTATGGATTATAACCGGAATTATTTATTTACTGATTGCCAGACGAAAAAATACTATTACCATTCCTACTTTTCATTTTGATTAA
- a CDS encoding EcsC family protein has protein sequence MSEHEQLRVELRKIEKWEKDQKGLFFWERLARLPFSALDKVTPKFIHQKIEKLLDEIAKYVDNGGQYLANTSATLEKASAQLQENKQLSIEDIQHLSLQEMDELAEHFIEVRKKNAQLQGATTGVGGIFTLAIDIPFVLGLTLKTLQEVAVSYGYDPTEQEERIFMVKCMQFSSSDIVGKRAILEELASGNRTQSLQQLQGWREVFLTYRDNLGWKKLFQMIPIAGMVFGAYINKQAISDIGEVGMMLYRKRRILEKVSQS, from the coding sequence ATGTCAGAGCATGAACAGTTAAGAGTAGAATTACGAAAAATTGAAAAATGGGAGAAAGACCAAAAAGGGCTTTTTTTCTGGGAGAGGCTGGCTCGCTTACCTTTTTCAGCTTTAGATAAAGTAACGCCAAAGTTCATTCATCAAAAAATAGAGAAATTATTAGATGAAATTGCTAAGTATGTTGATAATGGAGGCCAGTATTTAGCTAATACATCTGCCACGCTAGAAAAAGCATCAGCCCAATTACAAGAAAATAAGCAGCTTTCGATAGAGGATATTCAGCATTTGTCTCTGCAAGAAATGGATGAATTGGCGGAGCATTTTATTGAAGTCCGAAAAAAGAATGCACAGCTGCAAGGAGCTACAACCGGAGTAGGTGGGATCTTTACATTGGCTATTGATATTCCTTTTGTATTGGGACTTACACTTAAGACACTGCAAGAAGTAGCTGTTTCTTATGGTTACGATCCCACTGAGCAGGAGGAACGCATTTTTATGGTCAAATGCATGCAGTTTTCGTCTTCTGATATTGTAGGAAAGCGTGCGATTTTAGAAGAATTAGCAAGCGGCAATCGAACGCAGAGCTTGCAGCAGCTGCAAGGGTGGAGAGAAGTGTTTCTAACCTACAGGGACAACTTGGGATGGAAAAAGCTGTTTCAAATGATTCCTATAGCAGGAATGGTATTTGGAGCGTATATTAACAAACAAGCAATTAGTGATATAGGAGAAGTTGGAATGATGCTCTACCGTAAAAGACGCATTTTGGAAAAAGTTTCACAATCTTAA
- a CDS encoding DedA family protein, protein MLESVLLSLIEALKQLSYFGVILALTFEFVPAELVLPLVGYWVYQGDMNLYLAILAGTVGGVCGPLTLYALGRYGGRPLVLKYGKYFLVKEKEIDAADRFFNKYGGGVAFFGRFIPGVRTAISFPCGMAKMNVWLFSIYTFVAMLPVTAIYVYLGYRLGPKWKEVGPIVSQYMQPIGIGLVVLIALFFIIKYVRNKQIGQS, encoded by the coding sequence TTGTTAGAGTCGGTTTTACTTTCTTTAATTGAAGCGCTAAAACAGCTCTCTTATTTTGGCGTAATCTTAGCATTAACGTTTGAGTTTGTCCCGGCAGAGCTTGTTTTACCTTTAGTAGGGTATTGGGTGTACCAAGGTGACATGAACTTGTATCTAGCCATCCTTGCAGGTACAGTAGGCGGTGTTTGTGGACCGTTGACTCTTTATGCATTGGGACGTTACGGTGGACGACCGCTGGTTTTAAAATATGGAAAATACTTTTTGGTGAAAGAAAAAGAAATTGACGCTGCTGATCGCTTTTTTAATAAGTATGGCGGCGGGGTCGCTTTTTTTGGACGCTTTATTCCAGGAGTCCGAACGGCTATCTCTTTTCCATGTGGGATGGCAAAAATGAATGTATGGCTGTTTTCTATTTACACATTTGTTGCGATGCTTCCAGTAACGGCTATCTACGTATATTTAGGTTATAGGTTAGGACCTAAGTGGAAAGAGGTGGGACCGATTGTGTCTCAATATATGCAGCCCATTGGAATCGGACTTGTCGTTTTAATTGCATTGTTTTTTATCATTAAATATGTGCGAAATAAACAAATAGGACAGAGCTGA
- the ytvI gene encoding sporulation integral membrane protein YtvI — translation MWKKRIWVIASIVIVCVLIPYSLPIVFALLTALALEGIVQKLHQSFKMKRVYAVLMTFILYVVSLILIGFFIVRTIVTQVVALSKIAPSFVKEIYETAIYPTIIKWKYYSNALPTEVISSIERTLEKTVNSLDSLLKSTVEIIISFAATVPGFLLEFLIYLVALVFISLELPAIKNKIKSFLTEETKYKLQVVITQLIQAGVGFIKAQIILSVMTFVMAYVGLWLLDVPYTALLSLLIVIVDILPILGTGSVLVPWGIFALTQGHDSLAIGLFILFGVITVVRRVVEPKVFSTNMGISPLAALVSLYIGFKLLGFVGLFLGPALVILYDALRKVGIIQINFKL, via the coding sequence ATGTGGAAAAAGCGAATATGGGTCATCGCCTCGATAGTAATCGTATGTGTGTTAATCCCTTACAGTTTACCGATTGTATTTGCTTTATTAACAGCATTAGCACTTGAGGGTATTGTTCAAAAATTGCATCAATCTTTTAAAATGAAGAGAGTCTATGCAGTGCTTATGACCTTCATTTTATATGTTGTTTCGCTCATACTTATTGGTTTTTTTATTGTTCGAACAATCGTTACGCAAGTGGTTGCTCTTTCAAAAATAGCGCCTTCATTTGTAAAAGAAATCTATGAAACCGCGATTTATCCAACTATTATTAAGTGGAAGTACTATTCAAACGCTCTTCCTACAGAAGTGATTTCTTCTATCGAGCGCACGCTTGAAAAAACCGTAAATTCATTAGATTCTCTATTAAAAAGTACCGTGGAAATCATCATTAGCTTTGCCGCTACTGTTCCTGGGTTTCTATTAGAGTTTCTTATTTATTTAGTAGCGCTTGTATTTATCAGCCTTGAGCTGCCTGCTATTAAAAATAAAATTAAGTCATTCTTAACAGAGGAAACGAAATATAAGCTACAAGTTGTCATCACTCAGCTTATCCAAGCGGGGGTTGGTTTTATCAAGGCACAAATTATCTTAAGTGTCATGACGTTTGTAATGGCTTATGTAGGACTGTGGCTATTAGATGTTCCTTATACCGCGCTGCTTAGTTTGTTAATTGTAATTGTCGATATCTTACCAATCCTTGGGACAGGCTCGGTACTCGTTCCATGGGGGATTTTTGCTCTTACTCAAGGGCATGACTCATTGGCAATCGGCTTATTTATTCTATTTGGAGTCATTACGGTAGTAAGGCGTGTAGTAGAACCAAAAGTATTTTCCACAAATATGGGTATTTCACCTTTAGCTGCACTAGTTAGTTTGTACATTGGATTTAAACTTCTAGGTTTTGTCGGGTTATTTTTAGGGCCGGCTTTAGTTATTTTATACGATGCTCTTCGCAAAGTAGGTATTATTCAAATTAACTTTAAACTGTAA
- a CDS encoding cation:dicarboxylate symporter family transporter, giving the protein MKKIRFGLATQIFTGLILGVLVGVIWFNDPRVVTYLQPLGDLFLRLIKMIVIPIVISSLVVGVAGAGSGKQVGKLGVKTILYFEIITTFAIVIGVLIANIFHPGQGVDIHSAQKSDISQYVETSEQQEGKSVAETFLHIVPTNFFQSIVEGDMLAIIFFTVLFALGVAAIGERGKPVVQFFDGVSHAMFHVVNLVMKVAPIGVFALIGVTVSKFGLDSLLSLGKLVILVYLALIFFLLVVLGGIAKWAGINIFHLFRYMKDELLLAYSTSSSETVLPRIMEKLEKMGCPKAIVSFVVPIGYTFNLDGSVLYQAIAALFLAQVYGIDLTIVQQLTLILVLMVTSKGMAAVPGTSFVVLLATLGTIGVPAEGLAFIAGVDRIMDMARTVVNLVGNTLAAIVMSKSEGKFDPKKGTEVMRAG; this is encoded by the coding sequence ATGAAAAAAATTCGTTTTGGTTTGGCTACGCAGATTTTTACCGGATTAATCCTCGGTGTTCTTGTAGGGGTAATTTGGTTTAATGATCCGCGTGTAGTAACATACCTACAGCCGCTAGGAGACTTATTTTTAAGATTAATTAAGATGATTGTTATTCCAATTGTTATCTCAAGCTTAGTTGTTGGAGTTGCAGGAGCAGGTAGCGGTAAACAGGTCGGAAAACTTGGCGTTAAAACAATTCTCTATTTTGAAATTATTACGACTTTTGCAATCGTAATCGGTGTATTAATCGCTAATATCTTCCATCCTGGACAAGGTGTAGACATTCATTCAGCACAGAAAAGTGATATTTCACAATACGTTGAAACATCCGAACAGCAAGAAGGAAAGTCAGTGGCTGAAACATTCTTACACATTGTTCCGACAAACTTTTTTCAATCAATTGTTGAAGGAGATATGCTAGCAATTATCTTCTTTACAGTATTATTTGCCCTTGGAGTAGCGGCAATTGGAGAAAGAGGAAAGCCAGTTGTACAATTCTTCGACGGCGTTTCTCATGCAATGTTTCACGTGGTAAACCTTGTAATGAAAGTGGCTCCAATTGGTGTATTTGCTTTAATTGGTGTAACGGTTTCAAAATTCGGCTTAGATTCACTCCTTTCATTAGGAAAGCTTGTTATCTTGGTTTACTTAGCGTTAATTTTCTTCCTACTTGTTGTATTAGGAGGAATCGCGAAATGGGCAGGAATTAATATCTTCCACTTATTCCGCTATATGAAAGATGAACTATTGTTAGCATACAGTACATCTAGTTCTGAGACGGTTCTTCCACGTATTATGGAAAAACTTGAAAAGATGGGCTGTCCAAAAGCTATCGTATCGTTCGTTGTACCAATTGGTTATACCTTTAACCTAGATGGTTCCGTTCTTTATCAAGCGATTGCAGCGTTATTCTTAGCACAGGTGTATGGTATTGATTTAACGATCGTTCAACAGCTGACGCTCATTCTTGTATTGATGGTTACATCTAAAGGAATGGCTGCAGTGCCAGGAACATCATTTGTTGTATTACTAGCTACTCTTGGAACAATCGGTGTTCCGGCAGAAGGATTAGCCTTCATTGCTGGAGTAGACAGAATCATGGATATGGCACGTACGGTTGTTAACTTAGTAGGAAACACACTAGCAGCAATTGTAATGTCTAAATCTGAAGGCAAATTTGACCCTAAAAAAGGTACAGAGGTCATGAGGGCCGGCTAA
- a CDS encoding undecaprenyl-diphosphate phosphatase produces MWEIIVAIILGIVEGLTEFAPVSSTGHMIIVDDLWLNSKELFSSPVANTFKIVIQLGSILAVVVIFKDRFINLLGLGKKSAAPIGPTNRLNLMQVIVGLLPAGVLGLLFDDYIDEHLFSLNTVLIGLVVGAVLMILADLFGPKRPRVETVDQMTYGQALGIGLFQCIALWPGFSRSGSTISGGVLLGMSHKAAADFTFIMAVPIMAGASGLSLIKNWQYFTSDALPFFIAGFISAFIFALVSIRFFLKLINRIKLVPFAIYRIILAAILYFVFL; encoded by the coding sequence ATGTGGGAAATTATTGTAGCAATCATTTTAGGGATTGTAGAAGGTTTAACAGAGTTTGCTCCTGTTTCGTCAACTGGGCATATGATTATTGTCGATGACCTGTGGTTAAATTCAAAAGAATTATTTTCATCTCCAGTAGCTAATACATTTAAAATTGTTATTCAGCTAGGGTCGATCTTAGCAGTAGTTGTTATTTTTAAAGATCGTTTTATTAATTTATTAGGACTGGGAAAAAAATCAGCTGCTCCAATTGGACCGACAAATCGCTTGAATTTAATGCAGGTAATTGTTGGTCTGTTACCGGCAGGAGTGTTAGGACTTTTGTTTGATGATTACATTGATGAGCATTTGTTTTCTTTAAATACGGTGCTAATTGGCTTAGTGGTCGGAGCTGTATTAATGATTCTAGCAGATTTGTTTGGACCTAAACGTCCGCGCGTAGAGACGGTGGACCAAATGACTTATGGACAAGCACTTGGTATAGGACTGTTTCAATGTATTGCTCTTTGGCCAGGTTTTTCTCGTTCAGGTTCAACGATTTCAGGAGGGGTTCTTCTTGGAATGAGCCATAAAGCAGCCGCAGACTTTACGTTTATTATGGCAGTGCCAATCATGGCAGGAGCAAGCGGACTTTCATTGATTAAAAACTGGCAGTATTTCACATCAGATGCACTACCGTTTTTTATTGCCGGTTTTATAAGCGCCTTTATTTTTGCGCTGGTATCAATTCGCTTTTTCCTAAAATTAATTAATCGTATCAAATTAGTACCATTTGCGATTTATCGAATTATTTTAGCAGCTATTCTATATTTTGTATTTTTATAA